In Daucus carota subsp. sativus chromosome 4, DH1 v3.0, whole genome shotgun sequence, one DNA window encodes the following:
- the LOC108219530 gene encoding U-box domain-containing protein 40, whose product MGNAGKQRWRFAFHWSPTHTKKHHQPQQQEKQQEQHDLPPKEFLCPITGTLMFDPVIVSSGHTFDRNSVEACLSLSFTPSLPDGSSPDFSTLIPNLALKSTILNHIFSSSIRSKPLDSQVVIKLVREMKRKTSATPVASELSRWPSRLSSSSSIESVTPATPLPLTTTTRPSCYSSSSCSDAELSTPSEQDDNGIIAKLKSALVYEQEEGVVTLRNITRTGESARGELCTPQLLSSMRSLMASKYASVQVNCVAALVNLSLEKSNKVKIVRAGIVPPLIDVLRGGSSEAQEHAAGALFSLSLDDQNKTAIGVLGALQPLVYTLRSDSSRARSDSTLALYHLTLVQSNRVKLVKLGAVGVLLDMVGSGRMLGRVLLVLGNLATSVEGRAAMLNGGAVGCFVDMLKKDEFDSELTRESCVAALYGLSFGGLRFKGLAKEAGLEEVLQNVEQRGTERAKAKARRILVFMRVKYEEEGEEETVDWEELLNSEEVNHTQL is encoded by the coding sequence ATGGGTAATGCCGGGAAACAAAGGTGGAGATTCGCATTTCACTGGTCTCCTACCCACACCAAGAAGCATCATCAGCCTCAACAACAAGAAAAACAACAAGAACAACATGATCTTCCTCCCAAAGAATTCTTGTGTCCGATCACAGGGACTCTAATGTTCGATCCTGTCATCGTCTCGTCGGGCCACACTTTCGACCGCAACTCCGTCGAAGCATGTCTATCTCTCTCCTTCACTCCATCTCTCCCTGACGGCTCCTCACCTGATTTCTCCACGCTCATTCCCAATCTCGCTCTCAAGTCCACCATCTTGAACCACATCTTTTCCTCTTCGATTCGCTCCAAGCCTCTCGACTCTCAGGTTGTTATCAAGCTCGTGCGAGAAATGAAACGCAAAACCTCAGCGACTCCAGTTGCTTCCGAGCTCTCACGGTGGCCTAGTCGTCTCTCTTCTAGCAGCTCAATCGAATCAGTCACTCCCGCCACGCCTCTGCCGCTAACCACCACCACTCGGCCCTCTTGCTACTCCTCCTCTTCATGCTCAGACGCCGAATTATCAACTCCCTCAGAACAGGATGATAATGGAATCATAGCTAAACTCAAGAGCGCTTTAGTATATGAACAAGAAGAAGGCGTAGTGACACTACGAAATATCACGAGAACAGGGGAGAGCGCTCGCGGTGAGCTCTGTACGCCGCAACTCCTTTCGAGTATGCGGTCACTCATGGCCTCAAAATACGCTTCTGTGCAGGTCAATTGCGTGGCAGCATTGGTGAACTTGTCGTTGGAGAAGAGTAATAAGGTGAAAATAGTGCGTGCTGGTATAGTACCCCCGTTGATCGATGTTCTGAGAGGCGGATCCTCAGAGGCGCAAGAGCACGCGGCGGGTGCATTGTTTAGTTTATCGCTGGATGATCAGAACAAGACGGCTATTGGGGTGTTGGGTGCTTTGCAGCCGCTTGTTTACACGCTGAGGTCGGATTCGAGTCGGGCTCGGAGTGACTCCACTTTGGCGCTGTATCATTTGACACTTGTGCAGAGCAATAGAGTGAAGCTTGTGAAGTTGGGAGCTGTGGGGGTCTTGTTGGATATGGTGGGTTCGGGGCGTATGTTGGGCCGGGTACTATTGGTGCTGGGTAATTTGGCGACTAGTGTGGAAGGCCGTGCTGCGATGCTGAATGGAGGTGCTGTGGGGTGTTTTGTGGACATGTTGAAGAAGGATGAGTTTGATTCGGAATTGACGAGAGAGAGTTGTGTTGCGGCGTTGTATGGGTTGAGTTTTGGGGGGTTGAGGTTTAAGGGGTTGGCGAAAGAGGCTGGGCTGGAGGAGGTGTTGCAAAATGTGGAACAACGGGGGACTGAGCGGGCTAAGGCAAAGGCGAGGCGGATATTGGTGTTTATGAGGGTGAAATATGAGGAAGAGGGGGAAGAAGAGACGGTGGATTGGGAGGAGTTGCTCAACTCCGAAGAGGTGAATCACACGCAGCTGTGA